The Aquidulcibacter paucihalophilus genomic interval CGGCTGATGCTGGGCACCTCGATGGGCTGTATGCACATCTTCGTCTGGGCCGAGGCCCATCCCGGGTTCGCCGAAGCGCTCATGCCCATGGCCTGCCAGCCGACGGCCATCGTCGGGCGCAACCGCCTGTGGCGGACCATGCTGAAGGACGCGATCCGCAGCGATCCGGCCTGGGCGGGCGGCGACTATGCGGCCCAGCCGATCGAGGGCCTGCGCACGGCAGTTGATCTGTTGTTGCTCGCGGGCTCCGCGCCGATGGCCATGCAGCAGGATCTGGCGACACCGGCGGCGGTGGACGGCTACCTGGCCGCGCAGATGGACCGACGCCTGCCGGCGCTGGACGCCAACGATCTCTGGTACCAGGTCAACGCCTCGTTCGACTACGATCCCTCGGCGGGGCTGGAGCGGATCACCGCCCCGATGACCTGGATCAACTCCGCCGACGACTTCATCAATCCGCCCGAGCTGGGACTGTCGGAGCAGTTCGTCCCGCGGATCGCCGGCGTCCGCTATCGGCTGGTTCCCAACAGCGCCGGCGGGAAGGGTCACGGGACCCACACCTGGGCGGTGTTCTGGAAGCGGGACCTGATCGACCTGCTGGCGCGGACGGACCGCTAGTCGGCCAATAGCCAGATGGCTCCGAACCAGAAAAGGACGGCGCCGCATACGGCCAGGAACAGGCTCACCGGGCGGACGCGAACCAGGGCGGCCTTGCCGAACCGTAGCTGAATGGCGCCGACCGAAATCATGAACAGGACCATGCCGAGCCCGAGCGCAATGTAGAACAGATAGAATTTCCACTGCTCGACGTAGAATTCCGACCCGTGATTGCTGAAGGCAAAGGTTCGACCAGTCGCCGGGTCGGGGATTGGCGCACTGTCCTTCCCCAGCGCGAAAAAGAACACGAAGGCCCCCAGCCCGATCGACCAGGCCTGATAGGCAACAAAGGTCAGCGCGGTCAGAGTCCCGGGTCGGATGGCCGGGCCCGGATTCATCCTAGGCGCCCAGCAGCCGGGCCGCCTGCGGGGCGAAATAGGTCAGGACCCCGGCGCAGCCCGCGCGTTTGAAGGCGTGCAGGCTTTCGAGGATGGCGCGGTCCTCCTCGAGCCAGCCGTTGGCCATGGCCGCGCGCATCATCGCGTATTCGCCGGACACCTGATAGGCGAAGGTCGGGACTTTGAAAGTCTCCACAACGCGTTGAACAATATCGAGATACAGCATGCCGGGCTTGACCATGACGGCGTCGGCGCCCTCGGCGATGTCCATGGCCACCTCGCGCAGGGCCTCATCGGAATTGGCGTGGTCCATCTGGTAGGTCTTCTTGTCGCCGGTCAGGGCCTTGGCCGAGCCGACCGCATCGCGATAGGGGCCGTAGAAGGCCGAGGCGTATTTCGCCGCATAGGACAGGATCAGGACGTCGTGGAAGCTGTTGGCCTCCAGCGCCTCGCGGATGGCCTGGACCCGGCCGTCCATCATGTCCGAGGGTGCCACGACATCGGCGCCGGCGTGGGCGTGGATGAAGGCCTGTTCCGCCAGCCGCTCGAGGCTGGCGTCATTGAGGATGCGGCCGTTCTCGACCACGCCGTCGTGGCCGTGGTCGGTGTAGCAGTCCAGCGCCACGTCGGTGATGACGCCGATCTCCGGGGCCGCGTCCTTGATCGCCTTGATGCAGTCGGGGATCAGGCCGTCGGGGTCGGTCGCGCCGGTGCCGATGGCGTCCTTGATCGCGCCGTCGACGTTCGGGAACAGCGCGACAGCGGGGATGCCGAGGTCGCGGGCCTCGACGGCGGCGGCGGCGGCGGCCTTGGGCGACAATCGATAGACGCCGGGCATGGAGGCGACCGGAATGCGATCCTCGGCACCGTCGTGCACGATCAGCGGCCAGACCAGATCGGCTGGCGTCAGGACCGTCTCGGCCACCAGCCGGCGCACCCACGGGCTGCTGCGCAGGCGACGGGGCCGGGCGTAGGGAAAGGCGGCGGGGGCGAACGGCTGGGTCATGGTGCGCTCTCTAGCTTCCTTATCCCGCGGGGAGAAGGTTCAAGCCCTCTCCCATCGGAAGAGGGGACCGGATAGAAGCCCTCCAAAGACTCGAGGAAACGCCCCATGGACTTCGCTCTCAACGACGATCAGCGCGCCATCCAGGACGCGGCCCGCCAGTTCGCTGACGCCGAACTGGCCCCGCACAGCGCCGAATGGGACGAGACCAAACATTTCCCCGTCGATGTGATGAAGCACGCGGCCGAGATGGGCTTTTGCGGCATCTACACCGGCGAGGAACACGGCGGCATGGCCCTGGGCCGGGTCGAGGCGGCGCTGATCTTCGAGGAACTGTCGCGCGGCGACGTGTCCACGGCGGCCTTCATCTCGATCCACAACATGGCCACGTGGATGATCGACAGCTTCGGCTCCGACGATCTGCGCGGCCGCTTTGTGCCGCGGCTGACGACAATGGAGCTGATCGCCAGCTACTGCCTGACCGAGCCGGGCTCGGGCTCTGACGCGGCCGGCCTGCGCACCACGGCGAAGCGGGACGGTGACCACTGGGTGCTGAACGGCTCCAAGGCCTTCATCTCCGGTGCCGGCACGTCGGACGTCTATGTGGTCATGGCCCGCACCGGCGCGGACGGCCCCAAGGGCATCTCGACCTTCGTGGTTGAGAAGGACACGCCCGGCCTGAGCTTCGGGGCGCAGGAAAGGAAGATGGGCTGGAACAGCCAGCCCACGGCCATCGTCGCCTTCGACGACTGCCGCATCCCGGCGGCCAATCTGCTGGGAAAGGAAGGCGACGGCTTCCGCTACGCCATGATGGGTCTGGACGGCGGCCGGCTGAACATCGCCGCCTGTTCGCTGGGCGGCGCCCGGCTGGCGCTGGAGACGACCCAGGCCTATGTCACGACCCGCAAACAGTTCGGCAAGTCCCTGGCGGACTTCCAGAATACCCAGTTCAAACTGGCCGACATGGCGACCCAGCTGGAGGCCTGCCGGCTGATGGTCCTGCGCGGGGCCTGGGCCATCGACACCAACCACCCCGAGAAGACCAAATGGTGCGCCATGGCGAAGCGCATGACCACGGACGCCTGTTTCCAGATCGCCGACGAGGCCCTGCAGCTGCACGGCGGCTACGGCTATCTCAAGGACTATCCGCTGGAGCGGATCGTGCGTGACCTGCGGGTGCACCGGATTCTGGAGGGCACCAATGAGATCATGCGGGTGATCACGGCGCGGGAGATGCTGCGGCAGTAGATTTCTTTCGGAGGTCTTCGATGCTTGGATTCGCCATCACTCTTTTGTCCATCGGTCTCTTGGAGCCGCAGGCCCAGCAGGCCGAGGCTCGACACTGGAGTAACGGCCAACTCGCATGGGCGAGGATGCCGTTGCCTGACTTTCCGGTCCGTGAGGCCGGAACGGTCCAGGCGGAAGTGACCTGCACGGTGGCGGAAGCAGGGCGGGTAGAGGATTGTCAGATCCTGCGCACCGCGCCTGATGGGACACGCTTTGGCCGGGAGGTGATCCAGAGCATGCGCCGTGCCCGCCTCGTCGAGGGCCGCGCCAGCACGGGCGACACCATGAGCTTCGTTCTTTGGGCCTGCGATTCCGCCTCCGAGGTCGAGCGCTGCCAGAAGATCGACTGGCCAGCGACTGAACAGTAGCGGCTCGCCATGCCGCGACATCGAGGCTGGACGGGCCGGCCGCCCCCCCTTAGGTCAGCGCCATGAGTGAGTCCGAAGTCCTGACCCGCGTCGATTCCGGCGTCGGGCGTATCACCCTGAACCGGCCAAAGGCGCTGCACGCGCTGAACCGCGCCATGTGCGAGGCGATGACGGAGGCCCTGCTGGCCTGGCGGTCTGACGATGCGGTCAAGTCCGTGCTGATCGATCACGCCGGCGAGCGCGGCTTCTGCGCCGGCGGTGACATCCGGATGATTGCCGAGAGCGGGGCCGGAGACGCGTCGGAGGCGAAAGCCTTCTTCATGGTCGAATACCGGCTGAATCATCTGATGTTCGACTATCCCAAGCCGATCACCGCGATCGTCGACGGCATCGTCATGGGCGGCGGGGTCGGCATTTCGGAGCCGGCGGACGTCCGCATCGCCACCGAACGGACGACCTATGCCATGCCCGAGACCGGCATCGGCCTGTTTCCCGATGTCGGCGGCGGCTGGTTCCTGCCGCGCCTGCCGGGTCAGGCCGGCGTGTGGCTGGCCCTGACCGGGGCGCGACTGAAGGCGGCCGATACCGTCTTCCTCGGCATTCACAGCCACTATCTGCCGGCCGACGCGCTGGATGCCTTCCGCCTGATCCTCGCCGCCGATCCGGCCCATCCGATCGATGTCGCGGACGGTCTCGAGGCCGACCCGGGTGAAGCCCCGGTCGAGGCCCATCTGGCCGCCATCGACCGGCTGTTCGCCTTCGACACGGTCGAGGAAATTTTCGCGGCCCTGGACGCAGACGGCTCCGACTGGGCCCTGGCGCAGCTGGCCACGCTGAAGACCAAGTCGCCGCAGTCGCTGAAGGTGACGCTTCGCCAGCTGCGGCTCGGGGCGGCCATGCCGTCGTTCGCGGACAATATGGCGCTGGAGTACCGGCTCGGCGGGCGCGTGGTCCGGACCCATGACTTCCAGGAGGGCGTCCGCGCCGTGGTGGTGGACAAGGACAATGCGCCGGACTGGTCGCCCGCCGACCTGTCGGGCGTCAGCGAGGCCGACCTCGACCGCCTGTTCGCCCCGCTGCCTGAGGGCCAGGCATGGACGCCGCTGGACTGAGGCCTTGCGTCCGCGACGGTTCCGGGGCGTAGCTGCGCCGGAGCAGGAGGAGAAGATCATGCGTTCCATGTTGATGGCGGGCGTTGCGGCCGTGCTGGCGATGTCCCTGGGCGCGTGCGCCGGATCGCAGTACGCAGGCATCCGGCCGGAGGTTCTGGCACCGCCGCCGCCCGTCGCCTCATGGGCTGAAACAGCCATGAATGACGCCCGGCGGCCGGAAGCGGACCGGGCCCGCGACGACCTGCGCCAGACCCGGGCGATGCTGGAGTTCACAGGGCTGCGGCCGGGCATGGCCGTCGCGGACATCCGGCCGGAGGAAGGCTTCTTCACCCGTTTGTTCTCGGTGATGGTCGGCGAGCAGGGCCGGGCCTATGCCTTCGTGCCCAACCAGACGGCGGCGCGTGAGAATGCCTTCGGCGACGCCCTGGCGACGGACTATCCGAATGTCGTCCGGCTGACCGGCAAGCTCGAGGAGATGAGCTTCGATCGCCCCCTGGACGTCGTCTTCATGGGCGAGGAATACCACGACTTCGCCATTCCGCGTTTCAACGTGGACGTGGCCGCCATGAATGCGGCGGTGTTCGCGGCGCTGAAGCCGGGCGGGCTGTATGTCATCCTCGACCACCAGGCGGCGGACGGCGCGGGGATCAGCGTGGCGGGAACCCTGCATCGCATCGAGGCGGCCGAGCTGCGGCGGCAGGTCGAGGCCGCCGGCTTCATCTTCGACGGCGAGACCGACGCCGTCCGCATGCCGGCGGACGACCACAGCCTGAGCGTCTTTGATGCTAGCATTCGCGGTCGCTCCGACCGGTTCGTCTATCGCTTCCGCAAACCCGGCTGACGACGACCGTCGTTCGGTCTAGGCTGCGCCGTCAGCGCCTGCGCGGCGCCCTGGGAGACATGACCATGCGCCGTTCCGTCATTCTGGCCGCCGTCGCGGCGATGAGCCTGGCGTCGCTGGGCTGTATGGGCGGTATGGGCGCGACGCCTGCCCCGACATTGGCAGACTACGCCGCTGTGCTGGCCGAGCCCTCGCGGCCCGCCGACGACAGGGCCCGCGATGAGGCGCGCCATACCGCCGAGACCCTGGCCTTCGCCGATGTCCGGCCCGGCCAGAAGATCGCCGACATGATCATCGGCGGCGGCTATTTCACCCGCGTCTTCTCCGCCGCCGTCGGCCCGCGAGGCCGTGTCACGGCCTGGCAGCCGGCCGAGTTCATCGCCTTTCAGGCCAGCTATGGAGACAGCCTGACGGCCGTGGACGGCCTGGCCAATGTCGACGGCATCCGGTCGCCGATCGCTGCGCCAGAGTTCCCGAATGGACTGGATCTGGTCTTCACCGCCCAGAACTACCACGACCTTCACCTCAGCATCGCCCCGGCCGACACGGCCTCGCGGGTCAATGCGGCCGTGTTCCAGGCGCTGAAGCCGGGCGGCCTCTATGTGGTGGTCGACCACCATGCCGTGGCGGGCTCGCCCCTGACGGCCTCCAATACGGTGCACCGGATCGACATCGAGGCGGTCAAGCGCGAGGTGCTGGCGGCCGGCTTCGTGCTGGACGGCGAGAGCAACCTCCTGGCCAACGCCGCCGACCCGCTGACGGCCAATGTCTTCGACGGCTCGATCCGTGGCCGTACCAGCCAGTTCATGCTGCGCTTCAGGAAGCCGGCCTGATCGAAAAACTGCCCGGCGCCGCTGGCGACCGGGCGGGCGACCGGCTAACCCTCCCGAAAACCAACAGGGAGCGTACGCCATGACCCACAGGATCGCCTTCATCGGCCTCGGCAACATGGGCGGAGGCATGGCCGCCAACCAGGCGAAGGCCGGTCACGCCGTGGCCGCCTTCGACCTGTCGCAGGCCGCCCTGGATCGTGCCGCCGCCGCGGGCTGCGTGCCGGTCGGGTCGGTTGCTGAAGCGGTCAAGGACGCGGACGTCGTCATCACCATGCTGCCGGCGGGACAGCATGTGCTGAAGGTCTATTCGGAACAGATCATCGGCGTGGCGCCGATCACGGCCCTGCTGCTGGATTGCTCGACCATCGACGTCGACACCGCGCGCAAGGTGGCCGGCTTGGCGAAGGACGCCGGCTACGCCTTCGCCGACACGCCGGTGTCGGGCGGAACCATGGCGGCGGACGCCGGGACCCTGGCCTTCATGGTCGGCTGCGACGAGCCCGACTTCGCCCGCATCGAGGCGGCGCTCGAGCCGATGAGCCGGGCCACGTTCCGCGCCGGGGACCACGGGGCGGGGCAGGCGGCCAAGATCTGCAACAACATGATCCTCGGCATCACCATGCTGGGCACCTGCGAGGCGATCGGCCTGGCCGAGAAGCTGGGGCTGGACCCGGTGAAGATGTTCGACATCGTCGCCAAGTCGTCGGGCCAGAGCTGGTCGACGACGACCTACTACCCCTGGCCCGGGCCGGTGCCGACCGCGCCGTCGAACCGCAACTACGACGGCGGCTTCGCCACGGCGATGATGCTCAAGGACCTGAAACTGGCCCAGGACGCGGCGGCCAAGGTGGGGGCTTCGACGCCCCTGGGCGCCCAGACCGAGGCCCTGTTCCAGATGTTCAACGGCCTCGGCTACGGTGGCCGCGACTTCTCGGCCATCCTGCAGATGCTGCGGGGTCAGCTGGATGAGCTCCCGAAGGGCTAGGCTTGGCCGGGTCGGGAAGGCGGAGCCTGCTGACCACGGTTCAGCGAGATTGAGAACTGTTATCAATTAAGGGCTTGCGGCCTTTTGTCCGGTCCGATTCATGGACAAATCGGCTCGATCGGCGCATCACCCGACCATTGATTTCGCGACGTTCGGGGCCACTCCGCTTGTTCGACTACCAGGCCGCATTCCAGACCGCTGTTGAGCAGGTCAAGGGCGAGGGGCGCTATCGCGTCTTTGCGGACCTCAAGCGCGTGCGCGGTGAGTTCCCGCTGGCGAAGCGGCGTCGCGAGGACGGGACCGAGCAGGACGTCGTCGTCTGGTGCTCAAACGACTATCTGGGCATGGGCCAGCATCCGGCGGTGCTGGAGGCCATGCAGACCGAGATCGATACGGTCGGTGCCGGCGCCGGCGGCACGCGCAACATTTCGGGCACGACGCGGTCGGCGGTCGATCTGGAGGCCGAGCTGGCGAGCTGGCACCAGAAGGAAGCGGCCCTGCTGTTCACCTCGGGCTATGTGGCCAATGAGGCGACCCTGACCACCCTGCAGCGGATCCTGCCCGGCCTGATCATCTTCTCCGACAGCCTGAACCACGCCTCCATGATCGCCGGCATCCGCAACGGCGGCTGCGAGCGGCACATCTTCGCCCACAATGATCTGGAACACCTCGAGGCCCTGCTGGCGGCGGCCCCGGCCGATGCCCCCAAGCTGATCGCCTTCGAGAGCGTCTATTCGATGGACGGCGACATCGCCGACCTGGCCGGCACCATTGCCCTGGCACGCCAGTACAATGCCCTGACCTATCTCGACGAGGTCCATGCGGTCGGCCTGTACGGCGCGACCGGCGCGGGCGTGGCCGAGCGCGACGGGGTGCTGGACGGGATCGACATCGTCGAATGCACCCTCGGCAAGGCGATCGGCGTCATGGGCGGCTATATCGCGGCCGACGCGGTGATCATCGATGCGGTGCGCAGCTGGGCCGCGGGCTTCATCTTCACCACCAGCCTGCCGCCGGCCCTGACCGCCGGGGCCCTGGCCTCGGTGCGCTGGCTCAAGGCCCATCCGGAGCTGCGCGACGCCCACCAGGAGCGCGCCGCCACGCTCAAGGCCCGCTTCCGGGCCGCGGGCATCCCGGTGATGGATTCGGTCAGCCACATCGTGCCGGTGTTCGTCGGCAATCCGGTCCACGCCAAGATGATCTCGGACATGCTGCTGGAAGAGCACGGCGTCTATGTCCAGCCGATCAACTACCCCACCGTGCCCAAGGGCACCGAGCGGCTGCGCTTCACCCCGTCGCCCAACCACACCGACGCCATGATGGACGACCTCGTCCGCGCCATGGACGCCCTGTGGACCCACTGCAATGTGGCGCGCCTCCCTGCCGTCGCCTGAGGACATCGGCGAGGTCATCGTCGAGACCACCCGTCAGGGCCTCTATCTGAAATGTTGTGCTGTGCATGTGGCAACCGCTGTTGAAGCGGTCGCCATCGGCCCGGCGCATGAGCCGAAGGCGGTCGAGCGGTTGGCGATTGCCAAGCTCAAGAAGGCGCTGGCGTCGCGCTGACCCACCAGATGTTGTGGTCGGTCGGCCGGGGGCGTAGAGGAGTCGCCTGTTTCGGCGCAACTCTAGTATCGGGGCTCCTTCGTGACCGCCTTCACCCACGACGCCTATTTCTCGAAGAGCCTCGCCGAGGCTGATCCCGACATCTTCGGCGGGATCCAGGGCGAACTGGGCCGTCAGAAGGAGCAGATCGAACTGATCGCCTCCGAGAACATCGTCTCGAAGGCGGTGCTGGAAGCGCAGGGCTCGGTCCTGACCAACAAATACGCCGAGGGCTATCCGGGGCGTCGCTATTACGGCGGCTGCGAATATGTCGACGTGACCGAGAACATCGCCCGCGAGCGCGCCAAGGCGCTGTTCGGCTGCGCCTTCGCCAACGTCCAGCCCCACTCCGGCGCCCAGGCCAATCAGGCGGTCTTCCAGGCCCTGCTGCAGCCGGGCGACACCTTCCTCGGCATGGACCTCGCCGCCGGTGGCCACCTGACCCACGGTTCGCCCGCCAACCAGTCGGGCAAATGGTTCCGGCCGGTGACCTATACGGTGCGGCAGGACGATCATCTGATCGACTATGAC includes:
- the hemA gene encoding 5-aminolevulinate synthase — its product is MFDYQAAFQTAVEQVKGEGRYRVFADLKRVRGEFPLAKRRREDGTEQDVVVWCSNDYLGMGQHPAVLEAMQTEIDTVGAGAGGTRNISGTTRSAVDLEAELASWHQKEAALLFTSGYVANEATLTTLQRILPGLIIFSDSLNHASMIAGIRNGGCERHIFAHNDLEHLEALLAAAPADAPKLIAFESVYSMDGDIADLAGTIALARQYNALTYLDEVHAVGLYGATGAGVAERDGVLDGIDIVECTLGKAIGVMGGYIAADAVIIDAVRSWAAGFIFTTSLPPALTAGALASVRWLKAHPELRDAHQERAATLKARFRAAGIPVMDSVSHIVPVFVGNPVHAKMISDMLLEEHGVYVQPINYPTVPKGTERLRFTPSPNHTDAMMDDLVRAMDALWTHCNVARLPAVA
- a CDS encoding alpha/beta fold hydrolase; the encoded protein is MKRLLPLVCGLAALLLSSTAMAQPAPLEGDFTAAGFTLTSGQSLPELRMHYRTLGQPRRGADGRVENAVLLLHGTGGTGAQFLSPQFAGELFGPGQPLDTARYYIIMPDNLGHGGSSKPSDGQRARFPEYGYADMVEAQRRMLVDGLGVDRVRLMLGTSMGCMHIFVWAEAHPGFAEALMPMACQPTAIVGRNRLWRTMLKDAIRSDPAWAGGDYAAQPIEGLRTAVDLLLLAGSAPMAMQQDLATPAAVDGYLAAQMDRRLPALDANDLWYQVNASFDYDPSAGLERITAPMTWINSADDFINPPELGLSEQFVPRIAGVRYRLVPNSAGGKGHGTHTWAVFWKRDLIDLLARTDR
- a CDS encoding isobutyryl-CoA dehydrogenase, producing the protein MDFALNDDQRAIQDAARQFADAELAPHSAEWDETKHFPVDVMKHAAEMGFCGIYTGEEHGGMALGRVEAALIFEELSRGDVSTAAFISIHNMATWMIDSFGSDDLRGRFVPRLTTMELIASYCLTEPGSGSDAAGLRTTAKRDGDHWVLNGSKAFISGAGTSDVYVVMARTGADGPKGISTFVVEKDTPGLSFGAQERKMGWNSQPTAIVAFDDCRIPAANLLGKEGDGFRYAMMGLDGGRLNIAACSLGGARLALETTQAYVTTRKQFGKSLADFQNTQFKLADMATQLEACRLMVLRGAWAIDTNHPEKTKWCAMAKRMTTDACFQIADEALQLHGGYGYLKDYPLERIVRDLRVHRILEGTNEIMRVITAREMLRQ
- a CDS encoding enoyl-CoA hydratase/isomerase family protein codes for the protein MSESEVLTRVDSGVGRITLNRPKALHALNRAMCEAMTEALLAWRSDDAVKSVLIDHAGERGFCAGGDIRMIAESGAGDASEAKAFFMVEYRLNHLMFDYPKPITAIVDGIVMGGGVGISEPADVRIATERTTYAMPETGIGLFPDVGGGWFLPRLPGQAGVWLALTGARLKAADTVFLGIHSHYLPADALDAFRLILAADPAHPIDVADGLEADPGEAPVEAHLAAIDRLFAFDTVEEIFAALDADGSDWALAQLATLKTKSPQSLKVTLRQLRLGAAMPSFADNMALEYRLGGRVVRTHDFQEGVRAVVVDKDNAPDWSPADLSGVSEADLDRLFAPLPEGQAWTPLD
- the mmsB gene encoding 3-hydroxyisobutyrate dehydrogenase, yielding MTHRIAFIGLGNMGGGMAANQAKAGHAVAAFDLSQAALDRAAAAGCVPVGSVAEAVKDADVVITMLPAGQHVLKVYSEQIIGVAPITALLLDCSTIDVDTARKVAGLAKDAGYAFADTPVSGGTMAADAGTLAFMVGCDEPDFARIEAALEPMSRATFRAGDHGAGQAAKICNNMILGITMLGTCEAIGLAEKLGLDPVKMFDIVAKSSGQSWSTTTYYPWPGPVPTAPSNRNYDGGFATAMMLKDLKLAQDAAAKVGASTPLGAQTEALFQMFNGLGYGGRDFSAILQMLRGQLDELPKG
- a CDS encoding methyltransferase; this encodes MRRSVILAAVAAMSLASLGCMGGMGATPAPTLADYAAVLAEPSRPADDRARDEARHTAETLAFADVRPGQKIADMIIGGGYFTRVFSAAVGPRGRVTAWQPAEFIAFQASYGDSLTAVDGLANVDGIRSPIAAPEFPNGLDLVFTAQNYHDLHLSIAPADTASRVNAAVFQALKPGGLYVVVDHHAVAGSPLTASNTVHRIDIEAVKREVLAAGFVLDGESNLLANAADPLTANVFDGSIRGRTSQFMLRFRKPA
- the hemB gene encoding porphobilinogen synthase → MTQPFAPAAFPYARPRRLRSSPWVRRLVAETVLTPADLVWPLIVHDGAEDRIPVASMPGVYRLSPKAAAAAAVEARDLGIPAVALFPNVDGAIKDAIGTGATDPDGLIPDCIKAIKDAAPEIGVITDVALDCYTDHGHDGVVENGRILNDASLERLAEQAFIHAHAGADVVAPSDMMDGRVQAIREALEANSFHDVLILSYAAKYASAFYGPYRDAVGSAKALTGDKKTYQMDHANSDEALREVAMDIAEGADAVMVKPGMLYLDIVQRVVETFKVPTFAYQVSGEYAMMRAAMANGWLEEDRAILESLHAFKRAGCAGVLTYFAPQAARLLGA